From the Gammaproteobacteria bacterium genome, the window GGCGAGTTGCTTCCCGAAAGCTCGCAAAGCTGGCTGTTGCAGGTTCCGGACGATCCCGGCGGATTGTTGAGACGCAAGTTCCTGCGTCAGTACAGGGCCGAAGGCGTGGACCAGGACGGCAACCCGCTGTGGCCGGGCGGCGAGGCCGAGCCATGGTAGGCAGGCGCGCGGGACTGCCTCTCCTGGCCCTGGCGGCATGGCCGCTGCTGGGCGCGAAGGCGCAGACTCCGGCTGACGAGAACCCGTTCGTGGTGCGGGCCGAGATCAGTTCCCGCAGCCCCTGGGAACGCTCGCAGGTGCTCTACACGGTGCGCGTTTTCCGCACGGCCGGCGCGCGCCGCTTCGGGCGCATCCGGCGGCTGAACGACCCCGTTCTGCTGAAGGGCGAGGCGCTGATCGAGCAGCTCGGAAACGACCGGCAGTACAACTTCCGGTCGGAAGACGCCGATTCCCTGGTGCTGGAGCGGCGCTACGCGCTGTACCCTCAGTCGACGGGTGAAATGCTGCTTCAGCCCGCGAGCCTGCAATGGATCGGCGAGGATTTCGGGTTTCGGACGCGCAGTTTCGTTCCGGACGCCGGGCCGGAGAGTATTGTGGTCCGGGCCGTGCCCTCGCCCCCCGCCGGTCGATGGCTGGCGGCGGCCGACGTGGCCATCTGGGAGGAGTTCGAGCGCGAGCCCGGCGAACTGGTCGCGGGCGAGCCGCTGATCCGGCTGCTGGGAGTGCGGGTGGAGGGCCAGCCCGCTCGCCAGATACCCGAACTCAGGCCCGGCGACGGGCCGAACTTTCGCCACTTTGTCGAACGCGCCCGGTTCGAAGACACCGTTACCACCGACGGACTGGTGGGCGTGCGCCGCCAGCGCGCGGCGCTGCTCGCCCTGCGCGCGGGCGACGTCGTGCTGCCGCCAATCCGCCTGAATTGGTGGAACACCACGAGCGAGCGCTGGGAGACCGCCGAATTGCCCCGGCGCATCCTGCAGGCGCAAGCGCCGATCGGGCAGTTCGTTCCGCCGCCGGATGAATCGCCGCCGGAACCCGCCGGGCCTGCCGGCTGGCTGGCGCCCCTGCTGGCGCTGGGCTGGTTTCTGACCGGAGTTGCATGGTGGATTACGCACCGTCTGGGCGCGCACCGCCTTGTCCGCAGAAGATTCCGGTCGGCCCTGGACCGCGAGTCCCGCCGCCGGGATGCCCTGGCCGGCCCCCTGGCTGCGCTTGCCACGGCATGCCGGGGCAATGACGCCCGGCAGGTTGAAGAGGCCCTGCTGGCCTGGGCGCGATCGTATTGGTCCGGCGACGCGCCGCGCGACCTGGCCGAACTGGGGCGGCGCTTCGGCGAACCGGCTGTAACCGAATGCCGGCGCCTGTCCGCGGCCCTGTACGGTCCGGGCAGGTCGGATTGGAATCCCGAAGTGTTGCTGCGGGCTGCGCGCCGTCCGCCGTCCCTGGCGAAGGGAACGGAACCGGACGAGAGCAGGCTTCCGCCGCTTTGGCCGGGAAGCGCGGCCGAAAGCGGATAAACTTGAGCAATCATTACTGTTCGAAATAATCGCCATGCGCAAGATCGATCTCGTTCCTCCCACTGTTCAAGCCCGCCTTGAAGACCGCGACCGGACGCCCGCCCGGGGCCGCTCCCTGACCGCGGGGTTCGCCTCCAGCCCGCTCGGCAGGCTGATGCTGGCGGAGGTGGACGGCGCCCTGTGCCGCGTCGGTTACGTCGATGGGGACGAGGACCGGCACTGGCAACGGCTGGCCCGTCGCTGGCCCGGGGCCCGCCTTCAGCGCGACGACGAGTGGGCGCAGGGCAGGGCGGACGGCCTGTTCTCCTCCGGCGGCGGTTCGGTGGAAGTCCTGTTGCGCGGAACGGCGTTCCAGCTCGCAGTCTGGCAGGCGCTGCTGGGGGTCCCGGCCGGCAGCACCGAGTCCTACGGGGGGCTCGCCCGGCGCGCTCGCAAGCCGGGCGCCTCGCGGGCCGTGGGCGGGGCCATGAACGCCAATCCGGTTGCCTGGCTGGTGCCCTGCCATCGCATCGTGGCCGGCGACGGCGGTCTGTGCGGCTACGGCGGCGGTCTCCGCCGCAAGCGCCGTCTGCTGGCCGCCGAAGGAATCGCTTCCGCATGACCTTACCCGGCGGGGCGCACAATGCCTTGGCCGCGATACCGGTGGTAAGCGGCGAGAAATACCGCACGCCGCAGGGATTCAGCGCCGTCAGAAACGGCATGAAGCGCCGCGCAAGCCCGGAACCGGACCGCGCCGGGCGCAAACCGCGCTGGCTGCGGGCGAAATTGCCGTCGGGGGCGCGGTATCTGCGTCTGAAGGGCCTGATGCGGAAGCATCGGCTGGCCACCGTCTGCGAGGAATCGCATTGCCCCAACATCGGCGAATGCTGGAACGCCGGCACGGCCACGCTGATGGTGATGGGCGGCGTGTGCACGCGCGCCTGCCGCTTCTGCGCGGTGGACACGGGCAATCCCTCCGGCTGGCTCGACGCCGAGGAGCCGGACAATGCCGCCAAGACCGTTCGCATCATGGACCTGGGCTATGTGGTGCTGACCTCGGTTGACCGCGACGACCTGCCCGACGGCGGCGCATCGCATTTCGCAAGCTGCGTTCGCGCGATCCGCCGCCGCAGTCCGAAGACGGCCGTGGAAGTGCTGACCCCGGACTTCCGTGGCAGCGAGGAGGCCGTGCGCACGGTGCTCGCATCGAAACCCGCGGTATTCGCCCATAACGTCGAAACCGTTCGCCGGCTGACGCCGCGGGTGCGCGATCCGCGAGCAGGCTACGACCAGTCGCTTGAGGTGCTCGGCGCCGCCGCCCGCCACGGCGACGGGATCCTGACCAAGTCCGGCATCATGCTGGGGCTGGGCGAGCGCCCGGATGAAATCGGCCGGACGATGCGCGACCTGCGTCTGCAGGGCGTGTCGCTGCTGACGCTGGGGCAGTACCTGCGCCCCACCCGGCACCATCTGCCGGTGGAGCGTTACGTGCCGCCCGAGGAATTTGCCGACTGGCGCGAGTACGGATTGGCCGCGGGCTTCACCGAGGTCGTGGCGGGCCCGCTCGTGCGCTCGAGTTACCGGGCCGAGCGCGCCCTGATGGGAAATAATGCAGGGGTGGAATTGCATACGATGAATCCTGCGTTCTCCCGGTGCCCTGTCTGACACGGC encodes:
- a CDS encoding protein BatD translates to MVGRRAGLPLLALAAWPLLGAKAQTPADENPFVVRAEISSRSPWERSQVLYTVRVFRTAGARRFGRIRRLNDPVLLKGEALIEQLGNDRQYNFRSEDADSLVLERRYALYPQSTGEMLLQPASLQWIGEDFGFRTRSFVPDAGPESIVVRAVPSPPAGRWLAAADVAIWEEFEREPGELVAGEPLIRLLGVRVEGQPARQIPELRPGDGPNFRHFVERARFEDTVTTDGLVGVRRQRAALLALRAGDVVLPPIRLNWWNTTSERWETAELPRRILQAQAPIGQFVPPPDESPPEPAGPAGWLAPLLALGWFLTGVAWWITHRLGAHRLVRRRFRSALDRESRRRDALAGPLAALATACRGNDARQVEEALLAWARSYWSGDAPRDLAELGRRFGEPAVTECRRLSAALYGPGRSDWNPEVLLRAARRPPSLAKGTEPDESRLPPLWPGSAAESG
- a CDS encoding methylated-DNA--[protein]-cysteine S-methyltransferase, with amino-acid sequence MRKIDLVPPTVQARLEDRDRTPARGRSLTAGFASSPLGRLMLAEVDGALCRVGYVDGDEDRHWQRLARRWPGARLQRDDEWAQGRADGLFSSGGGSVEVLLRGTAFQLAVWQALLGVPAGSTESYGGLARRARKPGASRAVGGAMNANPVAWLVPCHRIVAGDGGLCGYGGGLRRKRRLLAAEGIASA
- the lipA gene encoding lipoyl synthase gives rise to the protein MTLPGGAHNALAAIPVVSGEKYRTPQGFSAVRNGMKRRASPEPDRAGRKPRWLRAKLPSGARYLRLKGLMRKHRLATVCEESHCPNIGECWNAGTATLMVMGGVCTRACRFCAVDTGNPSGWLDAEEPDNAAKTVRIMDLGYVVLTSVDRDDLPDGGASHFASCVRAIRRRSPKTAVEVLTPDFRGSEEAVRTVLASKPAVFAHNVETVRRLTPRVRDPRAGYDQSLEVLGAAARHGDGILTKSGIMLGLGERPDEIGRTMRDLRLQGVSLLTLGQYLRPTRHHLPVERYVPPEEFADWREYGLAAGFTEVVAGPLVRSSYRAERALMGNNAGVELHTMNPAFSRCPV